In the Cannabis sativa cultivar Pink pepper isolate KNU-18-1 unplaced genomic scaffold, ASM2916894v1 Contig1, whole genome shotgun sequence genome, one interval contains:
- the LOC133032979 gene encoding uncharacterized protein LOC133032979: MTTTDECSGSTADINKPFRFEGLHFKRWRQKMLFFLTMKKVAFVLTVLKPVLSETPPPVEKKDEVEKYESQVKERDSWVENDILCKNFILNGLSDDLYDYYNFDKSAKEIWEALQKKYDTEEVGTKKYVVSRYLKFQMTDDKSVEAQSHELQKITHEILSEGMTIDEQFQVAVMIDKLSPSWKDFKNTLRHKTKEFSLESLITRLRIEEEARK; the protein is encoded by the coding sequence ATGACTACTACCGATGAATGTTCTGGTTCTACTGCTGACATTAACAAGCCTTTTCGTTTTGAGGGTTTGCATTTTAAACGTTGGAGACAGAAGATGCTGTTTTTTCTGACCATGAAAAAAGTTGCATTTGTGCTTACTGTTTTGAAACCAGTTCTGTCTGAGACTCCACCTCCTGTCGAGAAGAAGGATGAAGTCGAGAAGTACGAATCGCAGGTTAAGGAAAGGGATTCCTGGGTAGAGAATGATATTCTgtgtaagaattttattttgaatggtTTGTCTGATGATTTGtatgattattataattttgaCAAATCTGCGAAGGAGATATGGGAAGCATTACAGAAAAAATATGATACCGAGGAGGTGGGAACAAAGAAATATGTTGTGAGCCGCTACCTGAAGTTTCAAATGACAGATGATAAATCAGTTGAAGCCCAGTCTCACGAGCTTCAGAAAATAACTCATGAAATTCTGTCTGAAGGTATGACTATTGATGAACAATTTCAAGTTGCTGTTATGATTGATAAATTATCCCCTTCGTGGaaagattttaaaaatactCTCAGGCACAAAACAAAAGAGTTTTCATTGGAAAGTCTGATCACTCGTCTTCGAATTGAGGAGGAAGCTCGAAAATAA
- the LOC115720099 gene encoding MADS-box transcription factor 23-like yields the protein MKRKIAIEKIDDKQRRLVSFSKRKSGLFNKAKQLSHLTGAQIAVIILSETGRPYVQASPTPSSFESLIAPFVSSSPSTSTTETTHEMTSSTTETETSTTQGEDVFNLNDSLRYLLEFDVENCNDLKELEALKKKLEETRKRTAVALDLSVAEYLLSD from the coding sequence atgaagAGAAAAATTGCTATTGAGAAAATCGACGATAAGCAAAGAAGATTGGTTTCCTTTTCTAAGAGGAAATCCGGTCTCTTCAATAAGGCCAAACAACTTTCTCACCTCACTGGGGCTCAAATCGCTGTTATCATCTTGTCCGAGACCGGTCGTCCCTACGTTCAAGCCTCCCCCACTCCCTCTTCCTTCGAGTCTCTCATAGCTCCCTTCGTCTCATCGTCTCCCTCGACTTCCACTACCGAAACCACTCATGAGATGACCTCGTCGACGACGGAGACGGAGACTTCGACGACTCAAGGTGAAGACGTGTTCAACCTTAACGATTCGTTGAGATATTTACTGGAGTTCGACGTTGAGAACTGCAACGACTTGAAAGAGCTTGAGGCACTGAAGAAGAAATTAGAAGAAACGAGAAAAAGGACTGCCGTGGCCTTGGATTTGTCAGTTGCCGAATATCTTCTTTCTGACTAG